A genomic window from Hypomesus transpacificus isolate Combined female chromosome 15, fHypTra1, whole genome shotgun sequence includes:
- the zgc:114130 gene encoding mRNA decay activator protein ZFP36L1 isoform X3 translates to MQLLSLDLRETTGPPGLPQRPIGYKKPSAPCSLSSLSSSSSPMCPDPPQPAALASSHWGQPLERWNRMSFWAERSVSMVETGSSSLGWASSPGEPKQPASLSPSPLSSSSTLLTSPTSSSSSSISSRYKTELCRTFAESGICKYGPKCQFAHGQDELRDLNRHPKYKTEPCRTFHTIGFCPYGIRCHFVHNNEDDLGPPGRPGPARTHRPPVFRHSFSFAGFPSAPALEPSSLPSPFLRTPSSSPPAADITDLLSHAFQEEDCVFEPAPAYPNAQARDPQSQFLPSPDSACGLSPGTCLLEQSPPVGPTLGVRSLSYTSLSDQEGACSSASSMTGSDSSGTDSSGRRLPIFSQLSVPDDGFVSDACSASFFL, encoded by the exons ATG CAGCTGCTCAGTCTGGATCTGAGAGAAACCACCGGACCCCCAGGCCTACCCCAGAGGCCCATAGGCTACAAGAAACCCAGTGCTCCctgctccctgtcctccctctcctcctccagctctcctatGTGCCCTGACCCACCCCAGCCTGCAGCCCTGGCCTCCAGCCACTGGGGGCAGCCCCTTGAGCGCTGGAACAGAATGTCTTTCTGGGCGGAGCGCTCTGTCAGCATGGTGGAGACCGGTTCCAGCAGTCTGGGCTGGGCTTCCTCTCCCGGTGAGCCCAAACAGCCGGCATCTCTcagcccttctcctctctcctcctcctccaccctcctcacctcccccacatcctcctcttcctcctccatctcctcgcgCTACAAGACCGAACTGTGCCGCACCTTTGCCGAGAGCGGAATCTGCAAGTATGGGCCCAAGTGCCAGTTTGCCCATGGGCAAGACGAGCTGCGGGATTTGAACCGACACCCCAAGTACAAAACGGAGCCGTGCCGCACCTTCCACACCATCGGCTTCTGCCCCTACGGCATCCGCTGTCACTTCGTCCACAACAACGAGGACGACCTGGGGCCCCCTGGCCGCCCGGGGCCTGCCCGCACTCACAGACCCCCCGTCTTCAGGCACAGCTTCAGCTTCGCCGGCTTTCCCTCGGCCCCCGCCCTGGAGCCATCGTCCCTGCCCTCCCCATTCCTccgcaccccctcctcctcccccccggctGCCGACATCACAGACCTGCTGTCACATGCCTTCCAAGAGGAGGACTGCGTGTTCGAGCCCGCCCCAGCCTACCCCAACGCCCAGGCCCGAGATCCCCAGTCTCAGTTTCTCCCCTCGCCCGACTCTGCGTGCGGCCTGTCCCCCGGTACCTGTCTCCTGGAGCAGAGCCCCCCCGTGGGGCCCACCCTGGGGGTCCGCAGCTTGTCCTACACCTCCCTGTCTGACCAGGAGGGGGCGTGTAGCTCGGCCAGCAGCATGACCGGCTCGGATTCTTCCGGAACAGACTCCAGCGGCCGCCGCCTGCCCATCTTCAGCCAGCTCTCTGTCCCTGACGACGGCTTTGTTAGCGACGCCTGCAGCGCCAGTTTCTTCCTGTAG
- the zgc:114130 gene encoding mRNA decay activator protein ZFP36L1 isoform X1, with product MPLYALNQFLDLEEVMCKQLLSLDLRETTGPPGLPQRPIGYKKPSAPCSLSSLSSSSSPMCPDPPQPAALASSHWGQPLERWNRMSFWAERSVSMVETGSSSLGWASSPGEPKQPASLSPSPLSSSSTLLTSPTSSSSSSISSRYKTELCRTFAESGICKYGPKCQFAHGQDELRDLNRHPKYKTEPCRTFHTIGFCPYGIRCHFVHNNEDDLGPPGRPGPARTHRPPVFRHSFSFAGFPSAPALEPSSLPSPFLRTPSSSPPAADITDLLSHAFQEEDCVFEPAPAYPNAQARDPQSQFLPSPDSACGLSPGTCLLEQSPPVGPTLGVRSLSYTSLSDQEGACSSASSMTGSDSSGTDSSGRRLPIFSQLSVPDDGFVSDACSASFFL from the coding sequence CAGCTGCTCAGTCTGGATCTGAGAGAAACCACCGGACCCCCAGGCCTACCCCAGAGGCCCATAGGCTACAAGAAACCCAGTGCTCCctgctccctgtcctccctctcctcctccagctctcctatGTGCCCTGACCCACCCCAGCCTGCAGCCCTGGCCTCCAGCCACTGGGGGCAGCCCCTTGAGCGCTGGAACAGAATGTCTTTCTGGGCGGAGCGCTCTGTCAGCATGGTGGAGACCGGTTCCAGCAGTCTGGGCTGGGCTTCCTCTCCCGGTGAGCCCAAACAGCCGGCATCTCTcagcccttctcctctctcctcctcctccaccctcctcacctcccccacatcctcctcttcctcctccatctcctcgcgCTACAAGACCGAACTGTGCCGCACCTTTGCCGAGAGCGGAATCTGCAAGTATGGGCCCAAGTGCCAGTTTGCCCATGGGCAAGACGAGCTGCGGGATTTGAACCGACACCCCAAGTACAAAACGGAGCCGTGCCGCACCTTCCACACCATCGGCTTCTGCCCCTACGGCATCCGCTGTCACTTCGTCCACAACAACGAGGACGACCTGGGGCCCCCTGGCCGCCCGGGGCCTGCCCGCACTCACAGACCCCCCGTCTTCAGGCACAGCTTCAGCTTCGCCGGCTTTCCCTCGGCCCCCGCCCTGGAGCCATCGTCCCTGCCCTCCCCATTCCTccgcaccccctcctcctcccccccggctGCCGACATCACAGACCTGCTGTCACATGCCTTCCAAGAGGAGGACTGCGTGTTCGAGCCCGCCCCAGCCTACCCCAACGCCCAGGCCCGAGATCCCCAGTCTCAGTTTCTCCCCTCGCCCGACTCTGCGTGCGGCCTGTCCCCCGGTACCTGTCTCCTGGAGCAGAGCCCCCCCGTGGGGCCCACCCTGGGGGTCCGCAGCTTGTCCTACACCTCCCTGTCTGACCAGGAGGGGGCGTGTAGCTCGGCCAGCAGCATGACCGGCTCGGATTCTTCCGGAACAGACTCCAGCGGCCGCCGCCTGCCCATCTTCAGCCAGCTCTCTGTCCCTGACGACGGCTTTGTTAGCGACGCCTGCAGCGCCAGTTTCTTCCTGTAG
- the zgc:114130 gene encoding mRNA decay activator protein ZFP36L1 isoform X2, translating to MPLYALNQFLDLEEVMCKLLSLDLRETTGPPGLPQRPIGYKKPSAPCSLSSLSSSSSPMCPDPPQPAALASSHWGQPLERWNRMSFWAERSVSMVETGSSSLGWASSPGEPKQPASLSPSPLSSSSTLLTSPTSSSSSSISSRYKTELCRTFAESGICKYGPKCQFAHGQDELRDLNRHPKYKTEPCRTFHTIGFCPYGIRCHFVHNNEDDLGPPGRPGPARTHRPPVFRHSFSFAGFPSAPALEPSSLPSPFLRTPSSSPPAADITDLLSHAFQEEDCVFEPAPAYPNAQARDPQSQFLPSPDSACGLSPGTCLLEQSPPVGPTLGVRSLSYTSLSDQEGACSSASSMTGSDSSGTDSSGRRLPIFSQLSVPDDGFVSDACSASFFL from the coding sequence CTGCTCAGTCTGGATCTGAGAGAAACCACCGGACCCCCAGGCCTACCCCAGAGGCCCATAGGCTACAAGAAACCCAGTGCTCCctgctccctgtcctccctctcctcctccagctctcctatGTGCCCTGACCCACCCCAGCCTGCAGCCCTGGCCTCCAGCCACTGGGGGCAGCCCCTTGAGCGCTGGAACAGAATGTCTTTCTGGGCGGAGCGCTCTGTCAGCATGGTGGAGACCGGTTCCAGCAGTCTGGGCTGGGCTTCCTCTCCCGGTGAGCCCAAACAGCCGGCATCTCTcagcccttctcctctctcctcctcctccaccctcctcacctcccccacatcctcctcttcctcctccatctcctcgcgCTACAAGACCGAACTGTGCCGCACCTTTGCCGAGAGCGGAATCTGCAAGTATGGGCCCAAGTGCCAGTTTGCCCATGGGCAAGACGAGCTGCGGGATTTGAACCGACACCCCAAGTACAAAACGGAGCCGTGCCGCACCTTCCACACCATCGGCTTCTGCCCCTACGGCATCCGCTGTCACTTCGTCCACAACAACGAGGACGACCTGGGGCCCCCTGGCCGCCCGGGGCCTGCCCGCACTCACAGACCCCCCGTCTTCAGGCACAGCTTCAGCTTCGCCGGCTTTCCCTCGGCCCCCGCCCTGGAGCCATCGTCCCTGCCCTCCCCATTCCTccgcaccccctcctcctcccccccggctGCCGACATCACAGACCTGCTGTCACATGCCTTCCAAGAGGAGGACTGCGTGTTCGAGCCCGCCCCAGCCTACCCCAACGCCCAGGCCCGAGATCCCCAGTCTCAGTTTCTCCCCTCGCCCGACTCTGCGTGCGGCCTGTCCCCCGGTACCTGTCTCCTGGAGCAGAGCCCCCCCGTGGGGCCCACCCTGGGGGTCCGCAGCTTGTCCTACACCTCCCTGTCTGACCAGGAGGGGGCGTGTAGCTCGGCCAGCAGCATGACCGGCTCGGATTCTTCCGGAACAGACTCCAGCGGCCGCCGCCTGCCCATCTTCAGCCAGCTCTCTGTCCCTGACGACGGCTTTGTTAGCGACGCCTGCAGCGCCAGTTTCTTCCTGTAG